CAGCAGGTTATTTGTGATATTGAGCAAGATAGAAGTACCATAACACGTGGCTTCCGTCTTGCTTATTCAGCTAATTATCACCATTTTATTTGCAGACAACTTTCTAAATACGATTCATAGCAGACTTCTGTGTGTTGAGGCTAAAATGTGTACTTTTTATTTGTAATCTTATGTTGATTATTGTGATCAGAAAAATAAAATAATAGAAAATCGCTTGTTTTCAATTAATTATGTGTACATTTGTAAAATAATCAGGCTTCTGCCACGCTTCTTCTGAAACTTCGAGTTCACAACTCCTATATCAGTCTTCGCTTTTCAGCCGCTAATTTTTGTCCTCAATATAACAGGTGCAGTACCATTACATCTTGATATTCTCAAGATTCTAAAAAATACCCCTCATTTCTTGTTCACAAATCGATTTATTACTGTTTTGATGTAATTTCAATTCAGTGATGGCAATAGCCAAAAAATAATTTTTTAGTAATACAATAATTTAATACAATGCAACAAGGAACAGTAAAATTCTTTAACGATGCCAAAGGATTTGGTTTTATTACACCTTCAAATGGTGGTCAGGATGTTTTCGTACATAATTCAGGTTTAGTGGATACTATTCGTGAAAATGATGTCGTAACATTCGATTTACAAAACGGAAATAAAGGAGTTAACGCAGTTAACGTAAAAAGAGCATAAATTAAAAATGCTGTTTTGGTGTTATCATCAACAAAGTTATGGCAACAGGCAAAACAATTTATCAGTAAATACAACAATTTTAAATACAATACAATGCAACAAGGAACAGTAAAATTCTTTAACGATGCCAAAGGATTTGGTTTCATTACACCTTCAAATGGTGGTCAGGATGTTTTCGTACATAACTCAGGTTTAGTGGATACTATTCGTGAAAATGATATCGTAACATTCGATTTACAAAACGGAAATAAAGGAGTTAACGCAGTTAACGTAAAAAGAGCATAAATTAAGAGAAGCTTAAAAAG
The Chryseobacterium sp. W4I1 DNA segment above includes these coding regions:
- a CDS encoding cold-shock protein, whose amino-acid sequence is MQQGTVKFFNDAKGFGFITPSNGGQDVFVHNSGLVDTIRENDVVTFDLQNGNKGVNAVNVKRA
- a CDS encoding cold-shock protein, with product MQQGTVKFFNDAKGFGFITPSNGGQDVFVHNSGLVDTIRENDIVTFDLQNGNKGVNAVNVKRA